A window of the Halichoerus grypus chromosome 2, mHalGry1.hap1.1, whole genome shotgun sequence genome harbors these coding sequences:
- the CBX8 gene encoding chromobox protein homolog 8: MELSAVGERVFAAEALLKRRIRKGRMEYLVKWKGWSQKYSTWEPEENILDARLLAAFEEREREMELYGPKKRGPKPKTFLLKAQAKAKAKTYEFRSDSARGIRIPYPGRSPQDLASTSRAREGLRNMGLSPPGSSSGTGSTCRVEPPRDRDRDRERERERERDRERERGASRTDDKPSSPGDSSKKRGPKPRKELLDPSQRPLGEASDGLGDYLKGRKLDEAPSGAGKFPAGHSVIQLARRQDSDLAQCGVASPSPAEATGKLAVDTFPARVIKHRATFLEARGQGTLDPGGPRVRHGSGTPGSVGGLYRDMGAQGGRPSLIARIPVARILGDPEEESWSPSLTNLEKVVVTDVTSNFLTVTIKESNTDQGFFKEKR; this comes from the exons ATGGAGCTTTCAGCGGTGGGGGAGCGGGTGTTCGCGGCCGAAGCCCTCCTGAAGCGGCGCATACGGAAA GGACGCATGGAATACCTCGTGAAATGGAAGGGCTGGTCGCAGAA GTACAGCACATGGGAACCCGAAGAAAACATCCTGGATGCTCGCCTGCTCGCAGCCTTTGAGGAAAG GGAACGGGAGATGGAGCTCTATGGCCCCAAAAAGCGAGGACCCAAACCCAAAACCTTCCTCCTCAAG GCCCAGGCCAAGGCAAAGGCCAAAACCTACGAGTTCCGAAGCGACTCAGCCCGGGGCATCCGGATCCCTTACCCTGGCCGCTCCCCCCAGGACCTGGCCTCTACTTCCCGAGCCCGCGAGGGCCTTCGGAACATGGGTCTGTCCCCGCCAGGAAGCAGCAGCGGCACTGGCAGCACCTGCCGGGTGGAGCCCCCGCGGGACCGGGACCGGGACCGAGAGCGGGAGCGCGAGCGCGAGCGGGACCGAGAGCGGGAGCGGGGTGCCAGCCGCACCGATGACAAACCCAGCTCACCGGGAGACAGCTCCAAGAAGCGAGGCCCCAAGCCCCGGAAGGAGCTCCTGGACCCCTCGCAGAGGCCCTTGGGAGAAGCCAGTGATGGCCTCGGAGATTACCTCAAGGGCAGGAAGCTGGACGAGGCCCCTTCCGGGGCAGGAAAGTTCCCAGCTGGCCACAGCGTGATCCAGCTGGCCCGGAGGCAGGACTCGGACCTGGCCCAGTGCGGTGTGGCCAGCCCCAGCCCGGCGGAGGCCACAGGCAAGCTGGCTGTGGACACCTTTCCGGCCAGGGTCATAAAGCACAGGGCCACCTTcctggaggccagaggccagggcaCCCTGGACCCAGGTGGCCCCCGGGTCCGGCATggctcaggcacccctggctcTGTGGGGGGCTTATATCGGGACATGGGGGCCCAGGGGGGAAGGCCCTCTCTCATCGCCAGGATCCCAGTGGCCAGAATCCTGGGGGACCCAGAGGAAGAGTCCTGGAGTCCCTCTCTGACCAACCTGGAGAAGGTGGTGGTCACCGACGTGACCTCAAACTTTTTGACCGTCACCATTAAGGAAAGTAACACGGACCAAGgcttttttaaagagaaaagatga